The DNA region TTCATATTGATTCAGAAACAAGTTGGCCACCACCACCACCGACAACAGAACATAAAGTTGTGCATCAGCTTGATGATGTAACGCGAGATTCAGAGGTTAAAGCCACAGAAACATTTGATAAATTAGAGTTAATTAACAATGCAGGGATGGATATTGAAGAGGGGCTTGGTAAGATTGATAAATTTGTAAAATCTCAAGAAGCAATGCTACAAAAATTACACCAAAAATTCCCAGATTTTCATACCTTTTCTCAGCAGTTAGAAGAAGTAGTAGAAGTAAAAAGCGTTTTGGAAACGCTTTTAAATGCTTCTCAAGATATTAGTAATGCATCTTTGGAAGCTATGGATATTATGCAGTATCAAGATATTCATCGCCAAAAAATTGAGCGTGTTATTAATGTTATGCGTGCGCTTTCTCGCTATATGAGTTCACTTTTTGAAGGAAAAGTGGATGATGCTAAGCGTGTAAGTTCTGCGGTGCATATCCAAGGCGATAATACAGAAAATGTTGTCAATGAAGAGGATATTGAAGCATTGATTGCAAATTTTGGTAAATAGCCATAATGAATAAGAATCTAAAAAAGCCTGAGCTACTTTCTCCTGCTGGGAATCTTAGGAAATTAAAAATTGCTTTGGAATATGGAGCGGATGCGGTTTATGGAGGCGTTAGCCATTTTTCTTTACGGAATCGAGCAGGAAAAGAGTTTGATTACGAAACTTTTGGTGAAGGTGTAGAATATACGCATAAAAGGGGTAAAAGAATCTATGTTACGATTAATGGATTTCCCTTTAACTCACAAATTAAGCTCTTAGAAAATCATATCTACAAAATGGCAGAATTAAATCCTGATGCCTTTATTGTTGCAGCACCTGGTGTCGTGAAGCTTGCCAAAGAAATCGCTCCGCAAATACCTATTCATCTATCCACCCAAGCAAATGTGCTTAATGTGCTTGATGCAAAGGTATTTTATGAGATGGGAGTAAAGCGAATCGTTGCTGCAAGGGAATTAAGCTTAAAAGATGCAGTTGAAATCAAAAAAGTCTTGCCGGATTTAGAGATTGAAATTTTTGTGCATGGTAGTATGTGTTTCGCCTTTTCTGGTCGTTGCCTTATTTCAGCCCTTCAAAGCGGACGCGTGCCAAATCGTGGGAGTTGTGCTAATGATTGTAGGTTTGATTATGAGTATTATGTTAGAAACCCAGATAATGGCGTGATGATGAGACTTGTAGAAGAAGAGGGAGTAGGGACGCATATTTTTAATGCCAAAGATTTAAAGCTTATGGAACATATGCCTTTGATTTTAGAGAGTGGCGTGATTGATTCGTTAAAGATTGAGGGGAGAACAAAATCGAGTTATTATGCAGGAATTACAGCTTTAGCTTATAGGGAAGCCATTGATGGATATTTTGGTGGAAATTTTGAGCTAGAAAAATACGAAAGAGAGCTAGAAACACTTAAGAATCGAGGTTTTAGTGATGGATATTTGATACACCGCCCTTATGAAAAAAATAATACACAAAACCACTTAACCGCCATTAGTGAGGGTAGTTATCAAGTTAATGCTGAAGTGAGTGAAGATGGTAAATTTGCCCTTTGTCGCCATACTATTAGAGCAGGGGAAGCAAAAGAGATTGTAAGCGCTAATGAGGCAAATATTAGTGAAGGAAAAAATGACTTGGGTGAAATTTATTCGCAAGGCGATAAAAAGTTTATGAGATTTTTTAAGATTGTATTAGAAAATGGGAAAGAATTAGATTCTATTCATAGCGGAAATGAAAATAGGATCGCACTCCCATTGCCACTTCCACCTTTTAGCTTTTTACGCCAAAAGCTTTAACTCTTTTTGAGTAATTTATAAAGCGGACAATATCCATAAACTGCGCTTAGCAAAGGTAGTAGAGAAATAATCCACCACCAGCTAGGACATAAAAAACCAAAAATAAAATAAATTAGCATCGCTACAAGTAATCGGATAGTTTTGTCTAAATTGCTCATTTTTTCTCCTTATTTTTTAAGCTCTCGCATAAATCATACCATTCATAACCATTGGTTTCATTAAATAAATTTTAACAAACCAATTTAACCAACTCTCTCTTGTTGCGCCAAAGCAAGGCAAACTAGGTGCTGCACCTTTGTAGTCAAATTCCACCATAACAGCTTTTCCATATCTTGTTAATAAAGGACAAGCGGTATAACCATCAAATTTTGCTTGAAGTGGTTTGTTATTTAAATGCGCAATGATATTTTCAGCAATAACTGGATATTGTTTGCGAATACTTGCCCCTGTTTTTCCTTTTGGGATTCCTGCGCAATCTCCGATAGCAAAGATATGAGGGTATTTTTTGTGTTGTAAAGTATATTGATCGACATCAACCCAATGTCCAGCAACATCGCCTTTGGTAATGGCAAGTCCTGAATCACTAATAAAGCTAGAAGTTGTCATCCTAGGAATTACAAATAAATAGTCAAAAGGTTTTTGAAAAGTTTCTTTAGCTGCTTTTGAGACACCATTTTCACTATAAGGCATTAATTTTTCAAAAGTTGCCATTTTTTTATCTTTATCTATTTCCACTAGCACATTTCTCATTGAATAGGGCATATTTCGTGAAATGAAAAATTGTTCAATCATTTTTGCATGAATCGGACTAGAGAGCATTGCACCCCCGCCAGCATATAAGTGCATATCAAATTTATCTTTTATATTTTGGCTGTTTAATCTATCTTCTAGCAAAAAGTAGATTTTCTTATTAGCTCCACCGCATTTAATTGCTGTATTTGGTTCTGCAAAAAGAATTTTACCTCCATTACTTTTTTCTATTTTTTCAAACATTTTTTGAGCCTTTACAGCCCCATCAGCAGTATAAATTGTTGTGATATTGCAGTTTGGATCTTGAATGGTTTCTTCATCTAGACCTTTGACTTTATCAAACTCATAAGTTGTTCCAGTAGCAATTACTAAATAGTCATATTGATGAGTTTGATTGCTTGTAGTAGTTAAAGTTTTTGCTTCAGGATCAACTTTGGTTACATTTTCTTTAATCCATTTCACTTTATCGTGAATCAAATCTTCTTTTTTGTATGAAGTGTCTTGCTTATTATAGATTCCAGCAGCAATAAGAGTGAATCCGGGTTGATAATATAAGATTGGATCGGCATCAAAAAGTGTTATTTTTGCATTAGGCAAATCTTTAATTAGCCGGGCAGAAAGTGAGATTCCACCAAGTCCTGCACCAATGATTGCGATGTTTGGGGAGAGAGTGGATTTGGCTTCTGAAGGTGTTGCAGCAAGGCTTGAAGCTCCTAGTGCCACTCCGCTAACTCCCATAATTTTTAATAAGTCTCGACGACTGAGTTTTGCTTCCATAATTATACTCCACTAAATTAAGTTGGTGAAATATTATAATACGAAATGTCCTTAAAGTTGTGTGATAAAATCACAATAGATTGTATAAGAATTTTAAGGATTGCAATGAAATATAAAATTTTAGAGTGCTTTTTAGAGCAAGAGATTAAAATCTTGCTTTAAACTCAATAGATAAGAGTGTCTTGAAGTGTCTTTTGAAGATCAATTTCCTTGCCAAAACTTTTTTGATAAATAATGTAGTTTGCAAGGACTTTTTTACCATATTTTCTAGTTTCCTCATAAGGAATCATCTCCATACTATACCAAGGATCAAGTGGATTATCTTTTTTAAAGAGTTGCTTGGTCTCTAAAAGTCTGCGCGTAAATCCCGGACCTCCATTATAAGCATAAGAAATAAATAAAGGGTGTTTGAATTCCTTTAATAAAGGGCGAGTAAAGTATTCTGCATAAGGGATATTAATCGCAGGATCAAACATATCTTGGTAAGTGATTTTTTCTGATTCGCCCATTTGTTTGGCAATAGCTGTTACATTAAAGGGCATTAGCTGCATTACTCCTAGGGCATAGGAAGTGGAAATTGCCGTGGGGATAAAAAGACTCTCTTGTCGTCCTAGCGCATAAAGAAGTGCTTGTGTGTCGTTATTGAATTGTTTCATAATTGTTGGAAAAGGCTTAAGAAAGTATTCTTTATTAGCTTGTTTGTTTAACCAAAAGAAATGTGGCTTAGTGTTAAGATGATTGACTTTTTGTAAGAGCGCTTCTTTATCTTTTGGGGTTTGATTTTTATAAGAATCGCGGATTTTTTCCCATTCAAAAGGATCTTTAATATCCCATTTTGCAAGAGTATTAGATGTTTGAATGTCATAGAGAATTTCAAATTGTGGTTTATTGTTTGTAAGCTCTAAAGCTGCTAGAGTATAGAGATCCATTGATTTAGATTGTGAAAGTTCTTGAAGATAGCTTGAATCTTTGGAGGCAAGATAAGCCCAAAAAAGTCCGCGATTCTTTTCAAATGAGTATCTTGCATTTTCTAAAGAATGGATAAAAAAGCTTAAAGAATCGATATTATTATGGTTTCTAATGGCATTTAATCCCAAATAAAAGGCACTCTCATCATCTAAAAATAGAAGTGTTTCTTTGGGTGAAATCTGCGTTAAAGAATGGCTAAAAACTTTCATATCAGGATTAAGAATAGCAAGTCTTATAAGTCTCATAAAGGGTGGATGTTTTTGAGAAATATAGTCTAATAAAACGCGTTTAGGAAGTGCGGCGTTAAGAAATCGCTTCCTGTAATAGCTAGAAACTCCAAAATAAAAACTACTATAAACTTCAACATTAGTCTTAATAAGCTCATTAAAGGGATTTTGTGAGGCAAGAATCTTTAGTTGTGTAGCAAGAATTTGGTCTGTTTTTTGGAGTTTTTGGGAGAGTTGGAGTAGAGTTTTTGGCTCTAGTTTTTCGGCTTTTTGGAGTGTTAATCCATAGGCGATACATTGCGAATCTTGTTTGATTAATTTTTGAAGTTCCATTTGTTGGCAAATGGTTTCTTTTGAGAGGATTTTGTTATCGCCTTTTTTATAATAAAGTCCAAAGAGTTTAGCGTTTTTTCTCAAAGCAAGATTGTAGGCTTCTGTGGCTTCTTTGGGATTAATATCTTGTTGTAAAAACAGCCAAATGTAAAAATCGCGCGAGATTCCTTTGGGTTGATCTTTTAGATAGTCTAAAGTAAGATTTTGGGAGTTAGCAGAAGCATAAAATAAAAAAGAAAATAATAAAAAAAGCACTTTCATGGCATTTCCTTAGAGAGTGTTTGCAAAGCTATAGAGTAGCTTTACAAAAAAGAGATTAATAAATTGCAAAGCAAGAATCACAATAATGGGAGTAATGTCAATCCCACTAATGATTGTTGGGATAAAGCGACGAATTTTTGCATACACTGGCTCTGTGAGTTTGTAGAGAATCTGCACGATAGGATTGTAAGGATCAGGACGCACCCAAGAGATAAGGGCAGCGATAATCACAATCCAGATATAAATATTAATCGCCATACTCATAATTTGTGCGACAGCTTGAATAAAAGTGCTTAAAACCATTTTAACTCCTAATAATGTCTTGCAAATAAAGTCTTAAAATAGGGAATAAATCGCTAAGTTCTGGTCCGTGTTCGTAGCCAGTAAACAAGAATCTTAAAGGTTTAAAGAATTTTTTACCTTTGAGATTAGAATGATTCATAGCTTGATTTTTGAAGTTTTCATAATCTTCTTTGGTAAAATCTTGGGCTTGTAGCATTGATTGTAAGGTGCTTTGTAGGATTTTAATTTCTTCTTGAAATTCCATTGTTGATTCTAAAAGCAAGGATTTTTTCATAAAGATTCTATCAACTTTCTCGCGCAATTCATTAAGGGTGCTTGATTCTTGTAAATAAAGCTTTGCTAAAGCGCCGATACTAGAATCTTTGTAACCCAAAAGCACTGCTAAATCTTGTTCGCTAAGGAGTTTAAAGTGTTCGCGATTTAAAAAACGGAGTTTATTAATATCAAATTTCGCAGGAGCTTTGGCGATATTTTGAATATCAAACCATTTTATCGAATCTTTAAGTGTAAAAACTTCACAAGGCGTTTTATTGCCTATTAAAATTAAATAATTAGCAATGGCTTGGGGTAGATAACCCTCATTTAATAACCACTGCACACTTGAAGCATTGTCGCGTTTGCTCATTTTTTTGCCCTCTTCATTAAGTAAAATAGGCAGATGCGCAAATTCAATATTTTTTTGATAACTTAAGGCTTGGTGGATTAGTATTTGTTTAGGAGTGTTGCTTACATGATCTTCTCCGCGCACGATAAAATCAACATCATAAAGCATATCATCTACCGCACAAGCAAAATTGTAAGTTGGAATTC from Helicobacter colisuis includes:
- a CDS encoding peptidase U32 family protein, with protein sequence MNKNLKKPELLSPAGNLRKLKIALEYGADAVYGGVSHFSLRNRAGKEFDYETFGEGVEYTHKRGKRIYVTINGFPFNSQIKLLENHIYKMAELNPDAFIVAAPGVVKLAKEIAPQIPIHLSTQANVLNVLDAKVFYEMGVKRIVAARELSLKDAVEIKKVLPDLEIEIFVHGSMCFAFSGRCLISALQSGRVPNRGSCANDCRFDYEYYVRNPDNGVMMRLVEEEGVGTHIFNAKDLKLMEHMPLILESGVIDSLKIEGRTKSSYYAGITALAYREAIDGYFGGNFELEKYERELETLKNRGFSDGYLIHRPYEKNNTQNHLTAISEGSYQVNAEVSEDGKFALCRHTIRAGEAKEIVSANEANISEGKNDLGEIYSQGDKKFMRFFKIVLENGKELDSIHSGNENRIALPLPLPPFSFLRQKL
- a CDS encoding YgaP family membrane protein yields the protein MSNLDKTIRLLVAMLIYFIFGFLCPSWWWIISLLPLLSAVYGYCPLYKLLKKS
- a CDS encoding NAD(P)/FAD-dependent oxidoreductase, yielding MEAKLSRRDLLKIMGVSGVALGASSLAATPSEAKSTLSPNIAIIGAGLGGISLSARLIKDLPNAKITLFDADPILYYQPGFTLIAAGIYNKQDTSYKKEDLIHDKVKWIKENVTKVDPEAKTLTTTSNQTHQYDYLVIATGTTYEFDKVKGLDEETIQDPNCNITTIYTADGAVKAQKMFEKIEKSNGGKILFAEPNTAIKCGGANKKIYFLLEDRLNSQNIKDKFDMHLYAGGGAMLSSPIHAKMIEQFFISRNMPYSMRNVLVEIDKDKKMATFEKLMPYSENGVSKAAKETFQKPFDYLFVIPRMTTSSFISDSGLAITKGDVAGHWVDVDQYTLQHKKYPHIFAIGDCAGIPKGKTGASIRKQYPVIAENIIAHLNNKPLQAKFDGYTACPLLTRYGKAVMVEFDYKGAAPSLPCFGATRESWLNWFVKIYLMKPMVMNGMIYARA
- a CDS encoding lytic transglycosylase domain-containing protein, which translates into the protein MKVLFLLFSFLFYASANSQNLTLDYLKDQPKGISRDFYIWLFLQQDINPKEATEAYNLALRKNAKLFGLYYKKGDNKILSKETICQQMELQKLIKQDSQCIAYGLTLQKAEKLEPKTLLQLSQKLQKTDQILATQLKILASQNPFNELIKTNVEVYSSFYFGVSSYYRKRFLNAALPKRVLLDYISQKHPPFMRLIRLAILNPDMKVFSHSLTQISPKETLLFLDDESAFYLGLNAIRNHNNIDSLSFFIHSLENARYSFEKNRGLFWAYLASKDSSYLQELSQSKSMDLYTLAALELTNNKPQFEILYDIQTSNTLAKWDIKDPFEWEKIRDSYKNQTPKDKEALLQKVNHLNTKPHFFWLNKQANKEYFLKPFPTIMKQFNNDTQALLYALGRQESLFIPTAISTSYALGVMQLMPFNVTAIAKQMGESEKITYQDMFDPAINIPYAEYFTRPLLKEFKHPLFISYAYNGGPGFTRRLLETKQLFKKDNPLDPWYSMEMIPYEETRKYGKKVLANYIIYQKSFGKEIDLQKTLQDTLIY
- a CDS encoding YggT family protein, coding for MVLSTFIQAVAQIMSMAINIYIWIVIIAALISWVRPDPYNPIVQILYKLTEPVYAKIRRFIPTIISGIDITPIIVILALQFINLFFVKLLYSFANTL
- the gltX gene encoding glutamate--tRNA ligase; amino-acid sequence: MLRFAPSPTGDMHIGNLRAAIFNYILCMQRGEKFLLRIEDTDTARNIEGKDKDIMFLLTLFGIKWDMLVYQSDNFPRHRQLADYLISQNKAFYCYCTKEFLEQKREESKAKHEAFRYNDSWATLQKDSNPNPVIRLKGSEVAMEFTDKIKGKIEFSPNELDSFVILKENGIPTYNFACAVDDMLYDVDFIVRGEDHVSNTPKQILIHQALSYQKNIEFAHLPILLNEEGKKMSKRDNASSVQWLLNEGYLPQAIANYLILIGNKTPCEVFTLKDSIKWFDIQNIAKAPAKFDINKLRFLNREHFKLLSEQDLAVLLGYKDSSIGALAKLYLQESSTLNELREKVDRIFMKKSLLLESTMEFQEEIKILQSTLQSMLQAQDFTKEDYENFKNQAMNHSNLKGKKFFKPLRFLFTGYEHGPELSDLFPILRLYLQDIIRS